A genomic segment from Candidatus Korarchaeum cryptofilum OPF8 encodes:
- the glmM gene encoding phosphoglucosamine mutase has protein sequence MSLIFTPLGIRGIVGRGLDAHISMLIANIFGRRLGKGSLAVVGRDTRPSGEAIERAVISGLLSAGVNVLNIGIAPTPTIEWATAKYDADGGIVISGSHNPPEWNALKLLGKEGILLHPDEMELLRSEFEKGKFESVPWNEMGREEQYDAIGDYLEDLLRFVDIERVREYKLKVCLDVNGGAGAYVTPYLLNELGVKTLTINSAPGIFVRELEPRPDTLEDLSKIVVATGSDLGFAHDTDADRLTIVTERGEVMPEDITLALVVDYILERKGGGKLVVNAASSRIFDHIARRRGAEIHRTPVGEAYVTHKMKEIGATVGGEGSCGGVILPDFHLGRDGPLAAALILELIANRGKSLSDIIDDFPKYHTIRKNIPMKKEWKDLEEKLIRIGERRGMRLDFLDGIGLISEDLWALVRLSKTEHKIRVLVEGRDEEEAERLLDEISEALT, from the coding sequence ATGAGCCTCATCTTCACCCCATTGGGGATAAGGGGTATCGTGGGCAGGGGCCTCGATGCCCACATTTCCATGTTAATAGCTAATATCTTCGGGAGGAGATTGGGGAAGGGATCTCTAGCAGTTGTTGGAAGGGATACGAGGCCAAGCGGAGAGGCTATTGAGAGAGCAGTTATTTCAGGGCTCCTCTCGGCCGGTGTAAACGTTCTTAACATAGGGATAGCTCCGACACCGACGATAGAATGGGCCACAGCTAAGTACGATGCGGATGGCGGCATAGTGATATCTGGAAGCCACAATCCACCTGAATGGAATGCCTTGAAGTTATTGGGGAAAGAGGGTATCCTACTTCATCCTGATGAGATGGAGCTCCTCAGATCTGAGTTCGAGAAGGGAAAATTTGAATCAGTGCCCTGGAACGAGATGGGAAGGGAGGAGCAATATGATGCAATAGGGGACTACTTGGAGGATCTCCTCAGGTTCGTGGATATAGAGAGAGTCAGAGAATATAAGTTGAAGGTCTGCTTAGATGTTAACGGTGGAGCCGGGGCTTATGTAACCCCCTATCTCCTCAATGAACTCGGCGTTAAGACGTTAACTATAAACTCAGCCCCCGGGATATTCGTGAGGGAATTGGAGCCGAGACCGGATACCCTGGAGGACCTCTCTAAGATCGTGGTGGCCACCGGATCAGACCTGGGCTTCGCTCATGATACTGATGCTGATAGACTAACTATAGTGACGGAGAGGGGGGAGGTAATGCCTGAAGATATCACGCTAGCTCTCGTCGTCGATTATATCCTTGAGAGGAAGGGCGGCGGGAAACTAGTCGTTAATGCGGCATCATCCAGGATCTTCGATCATATAGCGAGGAGGAGAGGGGCCGAGATCCATAGAACCCCCGTGGGGGAGGCTTATGTGACGCATAAAATGAAGGAGATAGGAGCTACTGTCGGTGGTGAGGGGAGCTGCGGGGGCGTGATACTCCCGGATTTCCACCTAGGTAGGGATGGCCCCCTAGCTGCGGCCCTGATACTGGAGCTGATAGCCAATAGAGGGAAGAGCTTGAGCGATATAATCGATGACTTCCCCAAGTACCATACGATCAGGAAGAACATCCCCATGAAGAAGGAATGGAAGGATTTGGAGGAGAAACTAATTAGGATTGGAGAAAGAAGGGGGATGCGCTTAGATTTTCTCGATGGTATCGGATTGATTTCCGAAGATCTATGGGCTCTAGTGAGGCTCTCTAAGACGGAGCATAAAATAAGGGTTTTAGTTGAGGGAAGAGATGAGGAGGAAGCGGAGAGGCTATTGGATGAGATATCGGAAGCCTTGACCTAA
- the tuf gene encoding translation elongation factor EF-1 subunit alpha, protein MMPEKEHVNLIFVGHVDHGKSTLIGRLFYDLKLVEELPPDELAADAKFAWVVDRLKEERERGMTIDLFHTKVETPHKMITVIDAPGHRDFVKNMITGASQADAAILVVSAKSGEGIQAQTIEHVFLIKTLGVNQLAVAVNKMDDPTVGYKKERYEEIKAQVSDLLKRVGYDPSKIQFIPTSGLQGDNVVNRSSNMPWYNGPTLYEVLDTFVAPPKPIDKPLRIPIQDVFSITGVGTVIVGRVETGVLKPGDTIVIEPLGKTAEVKSIEMHHERLEKAEPGDNIGINIKGIDKKEIKRGDVIGHPNNPPTVAKEFTAQIVVLQHPTAIAPGYTPVIHAHTGHMACKMVSIEKKIDPRSGQVLEEKPSFIRRGDAAIVKFEPLKPFVIEKYSEFPPLGRFAVRDMGITVAAGIVLDVVPLEKKKK, encoded by the coding sequence ATGATGCCTGAGAAGGAACATGTGAACCTGATATTCGTCGGCCATGTGGACCACGGGAAGTCTACACTAATCGGTAGGCTCTTCTACGACCTGAAACTCGTAGAGGAGCTCCCTCCGGATGAGCTAGCTGCAGATGCTAAATTCGCATGGGTCGTCGATAGACTCAAGGAGGAGCGAGAGAGGGGAATGACCATAGACCTCTTCCACACGAAAGTGGAGACCCCGCATAAGATGATCACCGTGATAGATGCCCCTGGGCACAGGGACTTCGTCAAGAACATGATAACTGGAGCTAGCCAGGCGGATGCAGCGATATTAGTCGTCTCAGCTAAGTCAGGAGAGGGTATTCAGGCCCAGACGATAGAGCACGTCTTCCTGATAAAGACCTTGGGAGTGAATCAGCTGGCTGTAGCTGTAAATAAGATGGATGATCCGACAGTAGGATATAAGAAGGAGAGATATGAGGAGATAAAGGCGCAGGTCTCCGATCTTCTCAAGAGAGTTGGTTACGATCCATCTAAGATACAGTTCATACCGACTAGCGGTCTTCAGGGAGATAACGTAGTCAATAGGAGCAGCAACATGCCCTGGTATAATGGTCCTACACTCTACGAGGTCCTAGATACATTCGTCGCCCCACCGAAGCCCATAGATAAGCCCCTGAGGATCCCCATCCAGGACGTGTTCTCGATAACTGGAGTGGGTACTGTCATAGTCGGTAGGGTGGAGACGGGCGTCCTCAAGCCAGGGGATACGATAGTAATAGAGCCCCTAGGTAAGACAGCCGAGGTAAAGAGCATAGAGATGCACCATGAGAGGCTTGAGAAGGCTGAACCCGGGGATAACATAGGTATAAACATAAAGGGAATAGATAAGAAGGAGATAAAGAGAGGTGACGTTATAGGCCACCCGAACAATCCGCCGACAGTTGCCAAGGAGTTCACAGCTCAGATAGTCGTGCTACAGCACCCGACGGCCATAGCCCCAGGTTATACTCCGGTCATACATGCTCACACAGGCCACATGGCATGCAAGATGGTCTCAATAGAGAAGAAGATAGACCCGAGGAGCGGGCAGGTCCTTGAGGAGAAACCCAGCTTCATAAGGAGGGGAGATGCGGCCATAGTGAAGTTCGAGCCCCTCAAGCCTTTCGTGATAGAGAAGTACAGTGAGTTCCCGCCCCTCGGGAGATTCGCTGTCAGGGACATGGGAATAACGGTAGCTGCGGGCATAGTGCTGGATGTAGTTCCGCTGGAGAAGAAGAAGAAATGA
- a CDS encoding DUF6785 family protein, giving the protein MEQDERAFTPRALLLSIAFGLLILFGQTVIRGAGGYSWTGEAALVILAISYALSSMSKRPLSFGEMGVIFGSVEVMTVLFIGWQYILPSWAIAGLSRDFPLRQILPDFLVPRDEDAMRSLLLGGSINWGAWILPLTYVVLFAIILTLFSYFNVIPLRRFYIEREKLVFPVATVGAKFSKILKERGIKLRILYLGILSGFIISLFQRGHLLEAIWEEFPTADLRFDLTPYLQSSFPGGAFGMDQGTQITPDLIAWSFLIPLGIQVSIWITAIVAYLLIPPVLVRMGLLPYESGHDFSFYSSNAAVNGPLPWYHLSTGVYVAVGLIPILVGAKYIVRNFREWRDEPLSRKWLLIGWALTFIFSIFLLSILGMSPAIALAILILQAIYWQGYIWTLGMSNWIVPINLGIRGILDQIFFSSGIFSRASSDAFFSGAANAMVTDSISAQPTASAEGFKFSSELNIKAKTIFRAQVFGIVFGALAGSLLLLLSFHIWGAAKKPLEMAVTTYPEEGLLTVMDQLEGWDPIYFLEGFLIGAIPFIIKGIFPIFGISALGILLGLLLPGYAALYMLTSLLRFLAERYGGETFLQDKAVPFFAGFAIGGVLNAIGTSVVLIVKSSPLSPISGPLGALIILAVILPVMRSYMRSGDFERVTQLLLEDSGDGI; this is encoded by the coding sequence TTGGAACAGGATGAGAGAGCATTCACTCCTAGGGCCCTGCTCCTCTCTATAGCGTTCGGTCTCCTCATACTCTTCGGTCAGACTGTGATAAGGGGGGCCGGTGGCTACAGCTGGACTGGGGAAGCTGCTCTCGTCATACTAGCTATCTCATACGCTCTTTCAAGTATGAGCAAGAGACCCCTGTCCTTCGGGGAGATGGGAGTTATATTCGGATCGGTTGAGGTTATGACAGTCCTCTTCATAGGTTGGCAGTACATACTCCCATCTTGGGCCATCGCGGGCCTCTCGAGGGACTTCCCACTTAGGCAGATCCTCCCAGACTTCCTAGTACCTAGGGATGAGGACGCTATGAGGAGCCTTCTCCTGGGCGGCAGCATAAACTGGGGAGCCTGGATCCTTCCACTAACTTATGTAGTTCTCTTCGCGATTATCCTCACTCTCTTCTCTTACTTCAACGTGATACCATTGAGGAGATTTTACATAGAGAGGGAGAAGCTGGTCTTCCCCGTCGCTACCGTCGGCGCAAAATTCTCAAAAATCTTGAAGGAAAGAGGGATTAAACTGAGAATATTATATCTTGGAATCCTATCAGGTTTCATAATCAGCCTCTTCCAGAGAGGGCATCTCTTGGAAGCTATATGGGAGGAGTTCCCAACGGCAGACCTGAGGTTCGATCTCACCCCTTACCTCCAGAGCTCCTTCCCGGGAGGGGCCTTCGGTATGGATCAGGGGACTCAGATAACACCGGATCTAATTGCATGGTCCTTCCTGATACCCCTGGGGATACAGGTATCGATATGGATAACTGCCATAGTCGCATACTTACTCATACCCCCGGTCTTAGTGAGGATGGGCCTCCTTCCCTACGAGAGCGGCCATGACTTCTCATTCTATTCATCAAATGCCGCTGTCAATGGCCCGTTGCCATGGTACCATCTCAGCACAGGAGTCTACGTCGCCGTAGGTCTAATTCCCATCCTCGTGGGGGCTAAGTATATAGTGAGGAACTTCAGGGAGTGGAGAGATGAGCCCCTCTCGAGGAAGTGGCTCCTCATAGGATGGGCCCTGACCTTCATCTTTAGCATATTCCTCCTATCGATCCTGGGGATGAGTCCTGCTATAGCTTTAGCTATCCTGATACTTCAAGCGATCTACTGGCAGGGCTACATATGGACCCTCGGGATGAGCAATTGGATAGTACCGATCAATCTGGGGATAAGGGGTATCTTGGATCAGATATTCTTCTCCTCCGGCATCTTCAGTAGAGCATCCTCAGATGCCTTCTTCTCAGGAGCCGCTAATGCTATGGTTACTGACTCCATATCGGCTCAGCCTACAGCTTCAGCCGAGGGGTTCAAGTTCTCATCGGAGCTCAATATAAAAGCTAAGACTATTTTCAGGGCCCAAGTCTTCGGGATAGTCTTCGGAGCTTTAGCAGGCTCCTTGCTCCTTCTCCTCTCATTCCACATATGGGGAGCCGCTAAGAAGCCCCTGGAGATGGCGGTAACGACCTATCCGGAGGAGGGGCTCCTCACGGTGATGGATCAGCTAGAAGGATGGGATCCTATTTACTTCCTCGAGGGATTTCTCATAGGTGCGATCCCGTTCATAATTAAGGGGATCTTCCCTATATTCGGCATAAGCGCCCTAGGGATCCTTCTTGGGCTCTTACTCCCGGGATACGCTGCTCTCTACATGCTAACTAGCCTATTGAGGTTCTTAGCTGAGAGATATGGAGGTGAAACCTTCCTCCAGGATAAAGCCGTTCCCTTCTTCGCAGGTTTCGCGATAGGCGGTGTTCTGAATGCGATAGGTACTAGCGTCGTTTTGATCGTGAAATCTAGCCCCCTCTCCCCTATCTCAGGGCCACTGGGCGCCCTGATAATACTAGCCGTGATACTCCCGGTTATGAGATCTTACATGAGATCAGGGGATTTTGAGAGGGTCACTCAACTACTTTTGGAGGATTCGGGGGATGGTATATGA